The sequence below is a genomic window from Lelliottia sp. JS-SCA-14.
ATAATATTCATGGCATGCGGGTTAACCGGGCCGGTAGGAATATTATCTTCAACGTCGTAGTTGCTAATATCTTTTATCGAAAGGGTATTATTGGCGCGAGGAATACCCGTGGTGGTTGTGGGAGTAATATTGACGCCAATGGTGCAACCTTTATCGTCAGGAAGAATATCGTAATGATCGACTCCGCTGGCCAACACATGTTGTTTGTTATTTACATCAGTGCAAACCCATTCCACCGTGGGCAGCGTCGCCTCCTGGTCACCCTCTGCATCCATCACTTTCCATAATAAATCTATGGAATCGCTAATATCCAGTTCGTCATCATCATCCACAACAACGTTTTTTCGATGAAAACTCACTTTCCCCGGTTCGTTTTTATCATTGTAAATAACTGGGGGTGTTCCATTAATAATTCCGGCGCTCGCCGTCAGATCCGTTGCACTTGCCCGACCCAAATTGAGTAATACAATGAGCATCACCACCTGGCTGTGAATAAATTTTATTTTCATCATTTTACCACGCAATGAGTCTGTCATGATTCTGTTATGTCCTGAGCGCCGAAGCGCTCAGGACATGACTGTTGTCGATTATTTGCGTTTGGTCGATTTCAGAACCGCTTTGACTTTCGCCGTATAATCCACTTTCAGGCCATAGCCCTGGACACCGTCCGCTCCGGCAGATGCGAAGATAGATTTCGCGCTGGCGTTGGTTTCCGGGATCGACAGATCTTTGTTGTCCGTGCTGCTGACAGCATAACCGCCCGCGGTGCCTGTCGTCGCACTGGTGCCATCGAAGACCCACTTGTAGTTGTAGTTGCTGGATGCATCAAGCTCATCCGCATCCATGACGTTGTTATTGTTCGCGTCATACCAGATTTTGAACTGGTAGGTATGGCCGACGAGCAGCTGGCTGTTCGCTTTACCAATCAGGTTAACCGTTGGCGCTGCGGAATCGACAATCATGACGCCGATATTACCGCCGACAATTGGGCCGTCTGGAATATTATCGGTTGAATCATTCACACTAATATCATTGATGGTGATCGTCTGACCTTTGTTTGGCGTACCGGTAGAGGTTTGCTCGGTGATTTCTGCACCCAGATAACGCCCGGCATCTGTCGCCGCAATGGTATAGCTCTCCTTACCATCGTTTGCTAATGCAATCTTATTAGCACCATGTCCGTCCGTAGACGTAAACCATTTAATAGAGGTTTTACTGCTGTCGGTATCGCCCTCTTTATCCGTAAAGAGATAGCTCAGCGTAATTTTATCACCCGGCGACATCGCGGTAGTGGAGTTACTTTCGTGTCCGTTATTAAACGTGACGCTGTGATCGACAGCACCGGTACCCGTGCCTTTTAAAACGGGTAAGGTACCTATTAATTGCCCCGCCGAGTCTGTAACTTCCGCAGAGGCCATATGTGCACAGCCCGCAAACAGCACGCTGGCAATAAGTGTTTTGTTAAAGGTTTTCATTTTCATTAAAACTCACATAATTAAGATATATTTAATTCACACTGATATAACAAGATTATTTACTTAAAGTTAGCCTGGACAAACTGCATTCCTTCCGTTGTCAGCTTGTAATCCACTCTTAATTGATATCCCTGGACGCCATTAATACCGGCGGCAGGGAAAATAGCTTTTGCTTCTGCATTGGTGACCGGAATGGAAATATCCTGGTTATCGGTATTACTGGCAGCATATCCACCCGGCATCCCGTTGGTGCTTTTGCCATCAAATAACCATCGATAGTGAGTCACCTCCGTCAGCGGTCGAAGATCGGTGCTCGACACCGTTTGTAGATCAGAGGCATCCCATTGGCCGTTTTTATTGCTGTCCCAGGCCAGGATAAAACGGTACTGATGACCCAGGGCTAATTTGTTCGATTTGATACCGATTAAATTGGTTGTCGGATTCTGGGTATCGACAATCGCGGCAACGATATACTGCGAGCTGTCGCTAAAATCCACGAGCACGGGGTTGGTTTTCTGGCCATCTTCGTCTTGCTGCGTGGCGACGAAGGCATAGATCCCGCTCCGGGTGCTCGAAACAACGGCTTTCCCGTTACTGGATCCTGAAACAAAGAACAGGCATTTTTGCTCGTTATCACACTCTTTTTTCG
It includes:
- a CDS encoding SinI family autotransporter-associated protein, which encodes MKMKTFNKTLIASVLFAGCAHMASAEVTDSAGQLIGTLPVLKGTGTGAVDHSVTFNNGHESNSTTAMSPGDKITLSYLFTDKEGDTDSSKTSIKWFTSTDGHGANKIALANDGKESYTIAATDAGRYLGAEITEQTSTGTPNKGQTITINDISVNDSTDNIPDGPIVGGNIGVMIVDSAAPTVNLIGKANSQLLVGHTYQFKIWYDANNNNVMDADELDASSNYNYKWVFDGTSATTGTAGGYAVSSTDNKDLSIPETNASAKSIFASAGADGVQGYGLKVDYTAKVKAVLKSTKRK